A single genomic interval of Desulfovibrio sp. X2 harbors:
- a CDS encoding flagellar motor protein MotB: MPKAEQQQPIIRKVIKKGGHGHHGGSWKVAYADFVTAMMAFFLLMWLLNSTSSAQKAALSDYFNDFNIFQSGSSKPPMPETGGAVVSMPTPNPPPALEETKPSELRQKLLSPPPERALTPQQIQQELQKTVKEKLGDMADQVLLSRTPEGVRVQVTATDGNPIFDSGSPHLTQSGLRALEAIGASLAGLPNRIAIEGHTDAKPFVNGSGQDNWDLSAERALSARKALMEAGMDPTKVARVAGFAASMPLLPDKPEDARNRRISILVIDDKAAKAKTGEERFQGGVEEAEPPREPVKTKVADPNAPDKLFTIPDVTPPK, from the coding sequence GTGCCAAAGGCTGAGCAGCAGCAGCCGATCATCCGCAAGGTCATCAAGAAGGGCGGCCACGGCCACCACGGCGGCAGCTGGAAGGTGGCCTACGCCGACTTCGTGACGGCCATGATGGCCTTCTTCCTGCTCATGTGGCTGCTCAACTCCACGAGCTCCGCGCAGAAGGCCGCACTGTCCGACTATTTCAACGACTTCAACATCTTCCAGTCCGGCAGCTCCAAGCCGCCCATGCCCGAGACGGGCGGGGCCGTGGTCAGCATGCCCACGCCGAACCCGCCCCCGGCCCTGGAGGAGACCAAGCCGAGCGAGCTGCGCCAGAAGCTGCTCTCGCCGCCGCCCGAGCGCGCGCTCACGCCGCAGCAGATCCAGCAGGAACTGCAGAAGACCGTCAAGGAGAAGCTCGGCGACATGGCGGACCAGGTGCTGCTCTCGCGCACGCCCGAGGGGGTGCGGGTGCAGGTCACGGCCACGGACGGCAACCCGATCTTCGATTCCGGCAGCCCGCACCTGACGCAAAGCGGCCTGCGCGCGCTCGAAGCCATCGGCGCCTCCCTGGCCGGGCTGCCCAACAGGATCGCCATCGAGGGCCACACGGACGCCAAGCCCTTCGTGAACGGCAGCGGCCAGGACAACTGGGACCTCTCGGCCGAGCGGGCGCTCTCCGCGCGCAAGGCCCTTATGGAGGCGGGCATGGACCCGACCAAGGTGGCGCGCGTGGCGGGCTTCGCCGCATCCATGCCGCTTCTGCCGGACAAGCCCGAGGACGCCCGCAACCGCCGCATCAGCATCCTGGTCATCGACGACAAGGCCGCGAAGGCCAAGACGGGGGAGGAGCGGTTCCAGGGCGGCGTCGAGGAGGCCGAGCCCCCGCGCGAGCCGGTCAAGACCAAGGTCGCGGATCCGAACGCCCCGGACAAGCTCTTCACCATCCCAGACGTGACCCCGCCCAAATAG